The following coding sequences lie in one Leptospira inadai serovar Lyme str. 10 genomic window:
- a CDS encoding alpha-E domain-containing protein, which translates to MLSRVAESVYWMNRYMERAENYSRFLDVNFQLSLDLNEDANRQWMPLVYTTGDNELFTKKYSLPTKENVIHFMSLDIENPNSIMNCLIRARENARTIRENISTPMWEVINEFYLTFRTRKRFEESDMPGIAEFFKSIRNQCLLFYGCQEATISHDEVWHFALLGRLLERADKTTRILDMKYFILLPSHEETGSTLDLIQWLSLLKSASAHEMFNRIYTRITPKNIAQFLILDKLFPRAIRFCLSKTFDSLKILSGTDKDSYANETERKVGLLLSEMNYASIDEIFGTGMHEYLDQLQVRLNGIASELDETYFRN; encoded by the coding sequence ATGCTGAGCCGAGTCGCCGAGTCCGTTTATTGGATGAATCGATACATGGAGAGAGCGGAGAATTATTCCCGCTTCCTCGACGTAAATTTCCAGCTTTCTTTGGATTTAAACGAAGATGCGAATCGTCAGTGGATGCCGTTGGTCTACACGACGGGAGATAACGAGCTTTTTACGAAGAAATATTCCCTTCCGACAAAGGAGAACGTCATCCATTTTATGAGTCTGGATATCGAAAATCCAAACTCTATTATGAATTGCTTAATTAGAGCCCGGGAAAACGCGAGAACGATTCGCGAGAATATCTCCACGCCTATGTGGGAAGTAATCAACGAGTTTTATCTTACTTTTAGGACGAGGAAGAGATTCGAAGAATCCGACATGCCAGGCATCGCGGAATTTTTTAAATCGATCAGGAATCAATGCTTATTATTTTACGGATGTCAAGAGGCCACTATTTCGCACGACGAAGTTTGGCACTTCGCGCTGTTGGGACGTTTATTGGAAAGAGCAGATAAGACGACTCGGATTCTGGATATGAAATATTTCATTTTGCTTCCGTCTCACGAGGAAACAGGATCGACTTTGGACCTAATTCAATGGCTTTCTCTCTTGAAATCAGCGAGTGCCCACGAGATGTTTAATCGGATCTATACGAGGATCACGCCTAAGAATATAGCTCAATTCCTGATCCTGGATAAGCTGTTCCCTAGGGCGATCCGATTTTGTTTATCCAAAACCTTCGATAGCTTAAAGATTCTAAGCGGTACCGACAAGGATTCATACGCGAACGAAACGGAACGTAAGGTAGGATTGTTGTTATCCGAAATGAATTACGCTTCCATCGACGAGATTTTCGGAACCGGCATGCATGAATATCTGGATCAATTGCAGGTAAGATTGAACGGTATCGCGTCGGAATTGGACGAAACGTACTTTAGGAATTGA